From one Halosimplex rubrum genomic stretch:
- a CDS encoding flippase, which yields MPDSSEDSYSSSLLALTQGATLFFIGRILKNGLTALFNLILTRGLGATLFGIYTYAWTLTSLAIVLGRLGTGKSLLRFIPDYSDDLAKRNNFFSLALFTAVTGSSVIGVVFYVAAPTISSQTLESPLLVQALRIFAFALPFYTLIRLTGEVFRSVEKIKYKIVLIDILSPLSKVVFTGIVLAVGYSLLGVVTTLLLVGVFTFFIGIIMIIHSTDLRPSFDLQQTHKNYDEFFGYSIPLTFKDIGSLLYTRIDILMVGIFLTNSSVGIYRISTLLAMFLSLPLSGFNQLFPPIASRLYSNGDLEELGSLYERVTRWTFTLSILPALVAIVYGQEILLIFGPKFTKGALVLSILTIGQLTNCLIGPSGFLLMMTDHQYLNLLNQWILGILNAILNYVLIQRYGIAGAALATASVLSIINLVRIGQVWYTERLMPYSWSFLKPIIAGFTTVCTLITFSFILEGYVLLILGSTGGGIVFLSTLYVLGIEQSDKEFFSKILNDYIINRSV from the coding sequence ATGCCTGACAGTAGTGAGGACAGTTATTCATCATCATTATTGGCACTAACTCAAGGGGCAACTCTGTTTTTTATTGGTCGAATTTTGAAAAATGGGTTAACGGCACTATTTAATCTAATTCTCACTCGTGGTCTCGGTGCTACATTATTTGGTATCTACACCTATGCATGGACACTGACATCACTAGCAATAGTCCTAGGTAGGTTAGGAACTGGAAAATCCTTGCTTCGTTTTATTCCAGATTATAGTGATGATCTCGCAAAGCGTAATAACTTTTTCAGTCTTGCTTTATTCACTGCAGTTACCGGCAGTTCAGTAATTGGGGTGGTTTTTTATGTAGCAGCACCAACCATATCATCACAAACATTAGAGTCCCCGTTACTAGTTCAAGCACTGCGGATCTTCGCTTTTGCACTTCCATTCTATACGCTAATTCGACTTACTGGTGAGGTATTCAGAAGTGTCGAAAAGATTAAATACAAAATAGTTCTGATTGACATACTCTCCCCATTATCAAAAGTTGTATTCACTGGAATTGTTCTGGCAGTTGGATATTCCCTACTTGGTGTTGTTACAACTCTATTACTTGTTGGCGTGTTCACCTTCTTCATAGGGATTATTATGATCATCCATTCAACAGACCTCCGTCCCTCGTTTGATCTGCAACAGACCCACAAGAATTATGATGAATTTTTCGGTTACAGCATCCCATTAACGTTTAAGGATATAGGATCACTGCTGTATACTCGTATTGATATTCTGATGGTTGGTATTTTCCTCACAAATTCTTCCGTTGGTATCTACCGGATTAGTACGCTACTTGCTATGTTTCTATCCTTACCACTTTCCGGGTTCAACCAATTGTTTCCTCCGATCGCATCAAGACTATATTCCAATGGAGATCTGGAGGAATTAGGTTCCCTTTACGAAAGAGTTACCCGGTGGACATTTACCCTTTCGATTCTGCCTGCGCTTGTGGCAATAGTCTATGGACAAGAAATACTATTGATATTTGGACCAAAGTTCACCAAAGGAGCGCTTGTTCTTTCTATCTTAACAATCGGGCAATTAACAAATTGTCTAATCGGACCCAGTGGATTCCTATTAATGATGACTGATCACCAGTATCTGAATTTACTCAACCAGTGGATACTCGGCATCTTAAATGCAATATTGAATTACGTTCTAATCCAAAGATATGGAATTGCCGGTGCGGCTCTCGCCACAGCAAGTGTTCTTTCAATAATCAACTTAGTACGAATCGGTCAGGTCTGGTATACTGAGCGCTTGATGCCATATTCTTGGTCATTTTTAAAGCCGATTATTGCTGGCTTCACAACCGTATGCACTCTAATTACTTTCTCGTTTATTTTGGAAGGTTATGTGCTATTAATTCTTGGTTCAACTGGGGGAGGAATAGTGTTCCTGAGTACACTATATGTACTTGGTATCGAACAATCAGATAAAGAATTCTTTAGCAAAATTTTGAATGACTATATCATAAATCGCTCTGTATAA